gagcgagcaagaagccgccggacaagagtaaatgtgggactgacttttagtggttggtgagagcttggtgaaataaaaggctgaaagacagacgccgagctgggctgactgctgctggactaggcagtgatatcagctgctgctggggacctggctgatgattggctggtccatatttaccacatgTTTACACtttctatgtaatgttgctttaataaataACTTGAATAGTGTTAGTTATAGTTTCACTTTGTGTCACTGCGACTTGTTTCACTTTTCACTTAAGCTTTCATCTAACTTTAATGGAGGCAGACTTTAtgtctacatttacatttactctgGTGTCTTCTTAccgcatctttttttttttgttcttgaatAATCACATACATCATATGACGATGATACAAGTTGTTAAACATCATCCAATTAGAATAAAGATGAAGATTCGAGCGTGTGGACTGAATATGAGCTCTAATTAGCATTTTGATTGACACGTCTATTGTGTGATGGATTCTGTTGTTCCATCCCCCCGGGCTCTTGAGTATCATccaatgcagtgtgtgtgtgtgtctttgacgGTTGTCAAGGAGTCCTAAACAGAGGCGCACCTGTTCCCAcacagtgcgtgtgtgtttgtgtgtgtgtgtattattgaCACAGGACCTTCACAGGTGTATCAGCTGCTCGCACTGAGCGACTCATGGATGGAGAAGAGGCAGAAGTGAAGAGAGGCGCAGGATAAAGAGAAtagaaacaattaaaaaagaagacagaagaaatgCCTCCGAAGAGAAGAAATGAATCTGCAGTTAAGGTTGAAGATGGTGAGAAGAATTTGTTTCTTACAGTCAGCTTTAAATATGTTAGGTAAAgttattcttatttttgtagAGATGTGTCTCCTTACTTTGGAGTTTTTCTTTACATGGCCACAGTTGGGATGGACGTCGATGCAGTGGACAGTGGAAGTGAAGGTGAGTCTCCAGGAATCATTTAATTGGACGGACAAATTAGTGTAAATTACTgcttgtttttccctttttcacAGCATCATTTCAGATGCTTCTTGTGCATTTGATTATTGCAAAGTTTAATGTCACAAGTTAGTTTCAGCTCCTTTATCTGTGTCTCAGATGAGGCCAGGAGGAGATCCAAAAACAGAAgagccaaacaacaacaacaacgtaaAGCCAAACGGGTCAGCagtgaggaggacgaggacgaagaggatgaggacgaggCGCCGAGAAAAAGAGGACGAAAGAAGAAAGCCAAACGCCGGGACAGCGATGAGgacgaggatgaggatgaggaggaggacaacCGCAGCGTgaaaagcaaaagtaaaaaaggaaagaagaaagctGCGAAGGAGGAGAGCGACGAGGAGAGCGAAGATGACcggcagaagaagaaaaaacgagGGTCCAagcaggacaaagaggaggagaacaagGAGAAGAAGGGAAATGTTAAAGGGAAAGGTGGTGAGaaggacaagaaaaagaagaatggGAAGTCCAGCAGGTGCAGTATTCTCTGAGAGCTCTCTCTCGCCTACCTGCATGCTCCACACACCCGTATGGGCTTTCTCCATTCAGTGCAGACCCCGACCCAGGGGCCCGGTAGACTCTGGTCATGTGAAGCTATGTGGCATATATTCAGGGACATGAAACATTAGAAGGATGCACGTTACatcttgtttttcctgcagttaTTTTGTGTATCAGCAGTCAGATGCTGTCAGTGAAAGTTtctgtgaatgaatgtttgtcaCGTGCATCAACAACCAAATGTGGAGCAATTTATTGTATTGTTGCAAGGCATGAAGTTCAGTTATGGTGATGGGTGGTGTTCATCCACTATTTAGCCGACAGGACAAAACATCCATCTGAGATCATGCTGCATCATGCATCATGTTTCAGTGGGCAGGTTTGGCACCCTTAAACATGCTATCATTAGATTtgtgcagaacaaaaacaaagtttttaactgtttaactaCAGCAAGTTAACGGGTTGTCCCTCAATCATGTCGTCTCCTTAAACTGGGACAAACTGAAGCTGATGGGAGTCGTTAGTTTTGCAGGTAAGTGGCTGACGTActggacacatttaaaaatgacgATGGTGCCAGCTGAAAAGGATCTCCCTGTAGATCACCTGGTGGAGCGTTAGGCtgagtcctcactgcagctgccTGGGTTCGATTGCAACCcatggccctttgctgcatgtcacctgctctctctccctaaattacctgtctgtctttacctgccgctattaaaaattaaaaaggcaTGAAAAGGATCTCCCAGGTCGTTACAATTTATTAAAACTACATAAAACTTGATTAACGAACGAATGAGAAACAAACTGAGGTGTCTGACTCCTGTGGTGCCTCGTTCAAATCCATGGCACGTGACACATCTTTCCCTTTatcagctcttcttcctctggctCTGATGAAGAATCTCTGTCGGAGGGGGAGATGGAAGCATTGAAGGAAGAGgtagaggagaagaagaaattgGTCGCTACATTAAGGAACCAACCCTGGCGCATGAAGAGGAGACTCGTAGTGCTCAAGTAAAAACCAAAAACCGAAAGAAAAGTGGCCATAACTCACACCCTCCACCTGCTACCTgtgatttctgtcatttctgattgctgctgttgcattttgttctttgtgcttgttttgtttttcactgactACTTCTTATGAGCTCTTCCCCTCAAGGCCGTCCATCACTCATGTCATGTACATGTGATGTTCGTCATGCATTATTAAAACGTGTTCATCGCTACTTTAGCTGTTTGGTACGTCTCTTTATCCTTGCTGTGGAAGTCAACAGAAGTTTTGCAGAGAGGCCAGAGCAGCTATGATGCTTTGAGGAGACACTGATGTTGACacatatgactttttttttgtaggagCATGCACAATAAACTCAACTTTGCAGAGAGATTACAGAATATCATTAGATCCAGGCACATTTGTTATATTCAGCTATGTAAATCCTCCATTCTGtgaaatgaacatgaaaacaaactgccTATAAATCTCAGAAAGCTGCACACAAGGTTGGCTGCAGTTCAGCCTCCCTGCGTGACAAGACCGTAAACAAAAGCGACTGCTTTGCCAAAGGCTAAGACTGGGAGTTGTGTAAGTTAGGACGTGTTTGTCGATGATCAGTGTAAGCATAGGCAACCCGATAGGACCACAGCTTTAAGTTTTTCATGAGCTTGATGCTATTTTATGCATGTTGTTGTGGCTGATTGACCTTCTACTTGCCAAGTAGTGCATCGTCCCATCAGTCAGTATCTCTTCCCATCAATCCTGTCGCTTTTCATTCCTGTTCCCACTAAATAATTGATTGGTTAGTTAGATCATTGTTTTTCAGTTGGATTGTTGCTCACTTGATTTCATtgccttgtgtttttctgattgATCAAACAGGGAGGCCCAGGAGTTCATTGAAAAGTTTGAAGGAGCTCTTGGGAAAGGAAAAGGCAGGAAGCTGTACGCGTTCAAAGTCATGATGACCAAGGTAATCCTGAGGTTGCCATAGGCAGTCACACATTTCAGGTCcgattttattgtttattttctattgATATGCTTCCTCTAGGTCAGATTATTCGTCCTCATAATGTATCTGcttctatgcagatgacacacagatgtttgttgataattattattgttgatttGGTTATCTTGAACCTGTTGGCTGACTTAAAGCTTCATAATGAGATTGTGGAAATaaccattttatattttaaaattttcaGAAACTGATCAAGTTTAATCGTGACTTTGACAACTTTAAAACAGCCTGCATACCCTGGGAGAGGAAGATAAAGGAAGTAGAAAGTTGGTACCACTTCGACAATATATGAAAATTATTCACTGAGCCATGAACTCTAATGAGTTTCTaatgagtgtttgttttctcaatcATAGGTCACTTTGGATCATCTGTGGCATCCTACTTTATTTTCCTGAGGTGGATGTATGGTCTGAATATGGTCCTGTTTGGGTTAATGTTTGGCCTGGTGATGCTGCCTGAGGTACAGGCTCTCATAATAGAAGCTAGCAGGTGATATCTGATGTAACAGACATGTTTTCagctctctcctgtctctcacctcctctgtgtttaGATTCTCATGGGTCTTCCCTACGGATCCATTCCCAGGAAAACTGTGCCTCGAGAGGAGCAGGACACAGCTATGGACTACTCGGTTCTCTTTGACTTCGGAGTGAGGATCTTAgctttatttatctgtttatttatcacAACTGACCGTGTCATAGGTGGATGATATTGCTCGTAACTTGGCTCGAGGGATGTCAGTGGGTTGactgacattaaaaatatatatacctTATCAACAGGGATACTGCAAGTACTCCTTTTTGTTCTACGGGTACTACAATGACGAACCAACGGTTGGGGTGCTGAAGTTCAGACTCCCTCTGTCATACCTGCTGGTGGGCGTTGGCATTTTTGGATACAGCCTGATGGTTGTCATAAGAACGTAAGTAATATTAGCAGGCAAAGAgatgtacatgtatgtagacAGAGATGTTTGTTGATGTCTACGTCTCTTCTCAGGATGGCTCGTAACTCAAATGAAGGAGGGGATGGGGCGGAGGAGGGGGAGTTCACCTTCAGTTGGAAGATGTTCACAAGCTGGGATTACCTGATAGGAAATCCTGAGACTGCAGACAACAAGTACGCCTCCATTACCACCAGCTTCAAGGttagcaggtgtgtgtatgacagCAGTTGGGCTTTAATATGAAAGCGTCAAttaagggttaaaaaaaaagggttcaATTTGGCCCCACTGTAGGAATCCATCGTGGACGAACAGGAAAACCAAAAAGATGAGAACATCCATCTCCGACGGTTCCTCCGGGTTCTGGCGAACTTTCTGATTGTGACGTGCCTCGGAGGCAGTGGATACCTCATCTACTTTGTGGTGAAACGTTCTCAGGAGTTTGCTAAGATGGAGAATAAAGAGCTGTCATGGTTTGAAAAGAATGAGGCAGGTTGACATGATTTTACACTTAAGCAATGATTTTTCAGATTAACACAAGAAGCTGTGGGAATTTGAGAGAGTTGAGACCTAACCACCCCATTTCTCTTAAAATATATCAGGTGGAGTTTGTGATGTCTCTGCTGGGGCTGgtgtgtcctcctctgtttgAAACCATTGCGGAGTTGGAAGATTATCACCCTCGTATTGCCCTCAAGTGGCAGCTGGGACGAATCTTTGCTCTTTTCCTGGGAAACCTTTACACCTTCCTCTTCGCCCTGTTTGACGAGGTTAATGCCAAGGTATGACGGAtacgcctgtgtgtgtttgtctctgttgcAGGGCAGTTGTGTGGTACAGTTGTATCTATACTATCtcttactcatggtagaagaacaaaaaccaaagaaacaagTTAGTAAAGTCTGACGAGCAAAATGCTTCTGTAACGCTCCTAGTGGGACATGAAGCCTCATGGGCCAAACCAGTGGCTGAGGTTCTGTGAGGTTGCGTTATCTTGA
This genomic stretch from Larimichthys crocea isolate SSNF chromosome III, L_crocea_2.0, whole genome shotgun sequence harbors:
- the tmc2b gene encoding LOW QUALITY PROTEIN: transmembrane channel-like protein 2-B (The sequence of the model RefSeq protein was modified relative to this genomic sequence to represent the inferred CDS: substituted 1 base at 1 genomic stop codon) codes for the protein MPPKRRNESAVKVEDVGMDVDAVDSGSEDEARRRSKNRRAKQQQQRKAKRVSSEEDEDEEDEDEAPRKRGRKKKAKRRDSDEDEDEDEEEDNRSVKSKSKKGKKKAAKEESDEESEDDRQKKKKRGSKQDKEEENKEKKGNVKGKGGEKDKKKKNGKSSSSSSSGSDEESLSEGEMEALKEEVEEKKKLVATLRNQPWRMKRRLVVLKEAQEFIEKFEGALGKGKGRKLYAFKVMMTKILMGLPYGSIPRKTVPREEQDTAMDYSVLFDFGVRILALFICLFITTDLGXLTLKIYIPYQQGYCKYSFLFYGYYNDEPTVGVLKFRLPLSYLLVGVGIFGYSLMVVIRTMARNSNEGGDGAEEGEFTFSWKMFTSWDYLIGNPETADNKYASITTSFKESIVDEQENQKDENIHLRRFLRVLANFLIVTCLGGSGYLIYFVVKRSQEFAKMENKELSWFEKNEVEFVMSLLGLVCPPLFETIAELEDYHPRIALKWQLGRIFALFLGNLYTFLFALFDEVNAKLESEKLIKNATEWTLQQYYANYSSFYNTTDVPPPAVHPADVIRGPCWETAVGIEFVKLIVSDIQVTYLTILIGDFLRAVIVRFLNYCWCWDLEAGFPSYGEFDISGNVLGLIFNQGMIWMGAFYAPGLVGLNVLRLLSSMYYQCWAVMCCNVPHARVFKASRSNNFYMGLLLLVLFLSLLPVVYTIMTLSPSFDCGPFSGQEKMYDVIMTTIEQDLPAFIGNIFTYATNPGLILPAILLMVLAIYYLNAVSKGYQQANLDLKRKMQMARDEEKNRRNNKDSTNQVMKDLEDLLPNKSLIPPPIEEEPPPPDVVIEKGSKSPKTKQRAAGKGVNLQKEVSLAAPNPRAPVTRAPGPRGPPANARGPQPGPGRGRGRGGPPRH